Proteins encoded within one genomic window of Brassica rapa cultivar Chiifu-401-42 chromosome A09, CAAS_Brap_v3.01, whole genome shotgun sequence:
- the LOC103865569 gene encoding protein AMEIOTIC 1 homolog isoform X1, whose protein sequence is MSDKITPRPIRLKRSTMDPSFVSSFTSSGKAAFVKVKLEHAKHVSSEDDTSSSSGKKALVAVKLEKEEKEEEEEAGLLVTTTTTRRTPKRKRLADLVERFEKQRTSQRGLTTRWNTERIDFSEQVIVDVLKEKGASFDAPVSRSELRASARGKIGDTGLLDHLLKHIDGNVTPGGADRFRRCHDTEGTMQYWLESADLLKIKRESGVPDPNWVPPPWWKLQGANGVIKIEPGVDDDEPSASTSELKEEMDRMKSEIKELVSELALIKRECGITDPDLIPLAQWKIQSSSHSHESSAVSSKLREELDQIKSDIKKLVSKPKLPDHADANEKLFKEIVSWKVKTDKQIAEISKSLTSTQGMVKELVSWKDKVEQKLVGISNNVQANGTNAFNPAPQSWEHILHNANLDDFTVNGFEPWDVDADLIDVLPEAVRPDKYSLPPNARKSSFQDHMWFEEQSVLNSEMQRTESCMTRGDSRSSNQDKTEMPPGPRADIDDANIVSQETLKELVNWKAKAEQQLMEMSDAVRALQG, encoded by the exons ATGTCTGACAAGATTACTCCTCGTCCGATTAGGCTGAAACGCTCCACTATGGACCCCTCTTTCGTTTCTTCATTCACCTCCTCCGGTAAAGCCGCCTTTGTCAAAGTTAAGTTAGAGCATGCCAAGCACGTGTCTTCAGAAGATGACACCTCATCATCATCAGGGAAAAAAGCCTTGGTTGCAGTTAAGTTAGAgaaggaagaaaaagaagaagaagaagaagctggtcTCCTCGTGACGACTACCACCACGAGGAGAACCCCGAAACGAAAAAGACTCGCTGATTTAGTTGAACGATTTGAGAAACAGAGAACTAGCCAGCGAGGTTTGACCACTCGTTGGAACACCGAAAG gATTGATTTTTCGGAGCAAGTGATTGTGGATGTGTTGAAGGAGAAAGGCGCGTCTTTTGATGCCCCTGTTTCACGTTCCGAGTTAAGAGCCTCAGCTCGAGGGAAGATTGGTGATACTGGGCTCTTGGACCATTTGTTGAAGCACATTGATGGGAATGTGACTCCTGGTGGTGCTGATCGGTTTAGGAGGTGTCATGATACTGAAGGAACTATGCAGTATTGGTTAGAGAGTGCTGATTTGCTCAAAATAAAACGTGAGTCTGGGGTTCCTGATCCGAACTGGGTTCCTCCTCCTTGGTGGAAGCTTCAGGGTGCCAACGGTGTGATTAAAATTGAGCCTGGGGTTGATGATGATGAGCCGTCTGCGTCTACTTCAGAGCTTAAGGAGGAGATGGATAGGATGAAGAG TGAGATCAAAGAGCTTGTGTCTGAGTTGGCTTTGATTAAACGTGAATGTGGAATTACTGATCCGGATTTGATTCCCCTTGCTCAATGGAAGATTCAGAGTTCGTCACATTCACATGAATCTTCTGCTGTCTCCTCAAAGCTTAGGGAAGAACTTGATCAAATCAAGAG TGATATCAAAAAACTTGTCTCCAAGCCGAAGTTACCAGATCATGCTGATGCAAATGAG AAACTATTTAAGGAGATTGTGAGTTGGAAGGTAAAGACCGATAAGCAAATTGCAGAGATCTCAAAGTCGTTGACATCAACACAG GGCATGGTTAAGGAACTAGTTTCGTGGAAAGATAAAGTAGAACAGAAGCTGGTGGGAATTTCAAACAATGTGCAGGCAAACGGGACCAATGCCTTCAATCCAGCTCCTCAAAGCTGGGAGCATATACTGCATAATGCTAACTTGGATGACTTTACAGTGAATGGTTTCGAACCATGGGATGTTGATGCTGACCTTATCGATGTTCTGCCAGAGGCTGTCAGGCCTGATAAATACTCGCTTCCACCAAATGCTCGCAAAAGCTCTTTCCAAGACCATATGTGGTTTGAGGAACAGTCAGTGCTCAATTCCGAGATGCAAAGGACAGAGAG CTGCATGACCAGAGGTGATTCCAGAAGCTCCAATCAGGACAAAACTGAGATGCCTCCAGGTCCAAGAGCAGATATTGACGACGCAAATATTGTTTCTCAG GAAACACTGAAAGAGTTGGTGAATTGGAAAGCTAAAGCGGAGCAGCAGCTAATGGAAATGTCAGACGCTGTCCGTGCTCTACAGGGATAG
- the LOC103865560 gene encoding calcium-dependent protein kinase 12: protein MANKSRTRWVLPYTTKNVEDDYFLGQILGQGQFGTTFLCTHKKTAQKLACKSIPKRKLLCQEDYDDVLREIQIMHHLSEFPNVVRIEGAYEDTSSVHIVMELCEGGELFDRIVKRGHYSEREAAKLIKTIVGVVEACHSLGVMHRDLKPENFLFASCDEDASLKSTDFGLSVFCKPGATFSELVGSAYYVAPEVLHKHYSRECDVWSAGVILYILLCGFPPFWDESEFGIFRKILQGKIDFETSPWPSISESAKDLIMKMLEKDPKKRLTAHQVLCHPWIVDDKVAPDKPLDCAVLSRLKNFSAMNKLKKMAFRVIAERLSEEEIGGLKELFRMIDTDNSGTITFEELKDTVKRVGADLMESEIQELLRSADVDENGSIDYGEFLAATIHLNKLEREENLVAAFSFFDKDGSGYITVDELQQALKEFGINDSHLDEMIKDIDQDNDGQIDYGEFVAMMRKGNGSGGIGRRTMRNTLNFANWKVASS from the exons ATGGCTAACAAATCAAGAACCAGATGGGTTCTCCCTTACACAACCAAGAACGTGGAAGACGATTACTTCCTCGGTCAAATCCTCGGACAAGGACAATTCGGAACCACTTTCCTCTGCACCCACAAAAAGACAGCTCAAAAGCTCGCCTGCAAATCCATACCCAAAAGGAAGCTCCTCTGCCAAGAAGACTACGACGACGTTTTGAGGGAGATTCAGATAATGCATCACTTGTCGGAATTCCCCAACGTTGTCCGGATAGAAGGCGCCTACGAGGATACCAGCAGCGTCCATATCGTGATGGAGCTCTGTGAAGGCGGCGAGCTGTTTGATAGGATCGTGAAGAGAGGTCATTACAGTGAGAGGGAAGCAGCTAAGCTTATCAAGACGATTGTTGGTGTTGTTGAGGCTTGTCACTCTCTTGGTGTTATGCATAGAGATCTCAAGCCTGAGAATTTTCTCTTTGCTTCTTGTGATGAAGATGCTTCCCTTAAGTCTACTGACTTTGGCCTCTCTGTTTTCTGCAAGCCAG GGGCAACGTTTTCAGAACTAGTTGGGAGTGCATACTATGTAGCACCTGAGGTTTTACATAAGCATTACAGCCGTGAATGTGATGTATGGAGCGCTGGAGTTATCCTCTACATTCTCTTATGTGGTTTCCCTCCTTTCTGGGATG AAAGTGAGTTTGGCATCTTCAGAAAGATTCTACAGGGAAAAATTGACTTTGAGACAAGTCCCTGGCCTAGCATCTCAGAGAGTGCCAAGGATCTTATAATGAAAATGCTCGAGAAAGATCCAAAGAAAAGGCTAACTGCTCATCAAGTGTTGT GTCATCCCTGGATTGTGGATGATAAGGTTGCTCCAGATAAACCATTGGACTGTGCAGTACTGTCACGCTTGAAGAACTTCTCTGCAATGAACAAACTTAAGAAGATGGCTTTTCGAGTGATCGCAGAGAGACTATCTGAGGAAGAGATAGGTGGACTCAAAGAGCTCTTCAGAATGATAGACACAGATAACAGTGGAACCATCACTTTTGAAGAGTTGAAAGACACTGTGAAGCGTGTTGGTGCAGACCTTATGGAATCAGAGATCCAAGAACTCTTGCGCTCA GCTGATGTTGATGAAAATGGATCAATAGACTACGGAGAGTTTTTAGCTGCAACAATCCACTTGAACAAGCTGGAGAGAGAGGAGAATCTAGTGGCTGCATTCTCTTTCTTTGACAAAGATGGAAGTGGCTACATCACTGTGGATGAGCTTCAGCAGGCTTTGAAGGAGTTTGGTATAAATGATTCACATCTTGATGAAATGATCAAAGACATTGATCAAGACAat GATGGACAAATAGACTATGGAGAGTTTGTGGCAATGATGAGGAAAGGAAATGGCAGTGGAGGGATTGGCAGGAGAACAATGAGGAACACTCTCAACTTTGCAAATTGGAAAGTAGCCTCTTCCTGA
- the LOC103865569 gene encoding protein AMEIOTIC 1 homolog isoform X2 translates to MSDKITPRPIRLKRSTMDPSFVSSFTSSGKAAFVKVKLEHAKHVSSEDDTSSSSGKKALVAVKLEKEEKEEEEEAGLLVTTTTTRRTPKRKRLADLVERFEKQRTSQRGLTTRWNTERIDFSEQVIVDVLKEKGASFDAPVSRSELRASARGKIGDTGLLDHLLKHIDGNVTPGGADRFRRCHDTEGTMQYWLESADLLKIKRESGVPDPNWVPPPWWKLQGANGVIKIEPGVDDDEPSASTSELKEEMDRMKSEIKELVSELALIKRECGITDPDLIPLAQWKIQSSSHSHESSAVSSKLREELDQIKSDIKKLVSKPKLPDHADANEKLFKEIVSWKVKTDKQIAEISKSLTSTQGMVKELVSWKDKVEQKLVGISNNVQANGTNAFNPAPQSWEHILHNANLDDFTVNGFEPWDVDADLIDVLPEAVRPDKYSLPPNARKSSFQDHMWFEEQSVLNSEMQRTERGDSRSSNQDKTEMPPGPRADIDDANIVSQETLKELVNWKAKAEQQLMEMSDAVRALQG, encoded by the exons ATGTCTGACAAGATTACTCCTCGTCCGATTAGGCTGAAACGCTCCACTATGGACCCCTCTTTCGTTTCTTCATTCACCTCCTCCGGTAAAGCCGCCTTTGTCAAAGTTAAGTTAGAGCATGCCAAGCACGTGTCTTCAGAAGATGACACCTCATCATCATCAGGGAAAAAAGCCTTGGTTGCAGTTAAGTTAGAgaaggaagaaaaagaagaagaagaagaagctggtcTCCTCGTGACGACTACCACCACGAGGAGAACCCCGAAACGAAAAAGACTCGCTGATTTAGTTGAACGATTTGAGAAACAGAGAACTAGCCAGCGAGGTTTGACCACTCGTTGGAACACCGAAAG gATTGATTTTTCGGAGCAAGTGATTGTGGATGTGTTGAAGGAGAAAGGCGCGTCTTTTGATGCCCCTGTTTCACGTTCCGAGTTAAGAGCCTCAGCTCGAGGGAAGATTGGTGATACTGGGCTCTTGGACCATTTGTTGAAGCACATTGATGGGAATGTGACTCCTGGTGGTGCTGATCGGTTTAGGAGGTGTCATGATACTGAAGGAACTATGCAGTATTGGTTAGAGAGTGCTGATTTGCTCAAAATAAAACGTGAGTCTGGGGTTCCTGATCCGAACTGGGTTCCTCCTCCTTGGTGGAAGCTTCAGGGTGCCAACGGTGTGATTAAAATTGAGCCTGGGGTTGATGATGATGAGCCGTCTGCGTCTACTTCAGAGCTTAAGGAGGAGATGGATAGGATGAAGAG TGAGATCAAAGAGCTTGTGTCTGAGTTGGCTTTGATTAAACGTGAATGTGGAATTACTGATCCGGATTTGATTCCCCTTGCTCAATGGAAGATTCAGAGTTCGTCACATTCACATGAATCTTCTGCTGTCTCCTCAAAGCTTAGGGAAGAACTTGATCAAATCAAGAG TGATATCAAAAAACTTGTCTCCAAGCCGAAGTTACCAGATCATGCTGATGCAAATGAG AAACTATTTAAGGAGATTGTGAGTTGGAAGGTAAAGACCGATAAGCAAATTGCAGAGATCTCAAAGTCGTTGACATCAACACAG GGCATGGTTAAGGAACTAGTTTCGTGGAAAGATAAAGTAGAACAGAAGCTGGTGGGAATTTCAAACAATGTGCAGGCAAACGGGACCAATGCCTTCAATCCAGCTCCTCAAAGCTGGGAGCATATACTGCATAATGCTAACTTGGATGACTTTACAGTGAATGGTTTCGAACCATGGGATGTTGATGCTGACCTTATCGATGTTCTGCCAGAGGCTGTCAGGCCTGATAAATACTCGCTTCCACCAAATGCTCGCAAAAGCTCTTTCCAAGACCATATGTGGTTTGAGGAACAGTCAGTGCTCAATTCCGAGATGCAAAGGACAGAGAG AGGTGATTCCAGAAGCTCCAATCAGGACAAAACTGAGATGCCTCCAGGTCCAAGAGCAGATATTGACGACGCAAATATTGTTTCTCAG GAAACACTGAAAGAGTTGGTGAATTGGAAAGCTAAAGCGGAGCAGCAGCTAATGGAAATGTCAGACGCTGTCCGTGCTCTACAGGGATAG